A window of Esox lucius isolate fEsoLuc1 chromosome 18, fEsoLuc1.pri, whole genome shotgun sequence contains these coding sequences:
- the tmem63a gene encoding CSC1-like protein 1: MASLWHIQPRQVNNGSATYDNSSCFSATESTVLKGVSFGGVHVVLLLDFIVFLVLLGLFSIIRRRLWDYGRLALMSDSEGFSETSNHPYGRMSSCVSNTEEPEHEMGFCSWLPFIIRMDEEMVKARCGIDAVHYLSFQRHLIVLLVLITVASVAVILPVNLSGNLLGNDPYNFGRTTVGNLQKDDDLLWLHTVFAVIYLILTVLLLRRHTSQMKGMGRGLSRNTLFVCSIPKDASEEGVRTHFTEAYPTCHVSDVHLTYDVAALIHLDKERKRAEKNLRFYLRVEERDGRREVINPRLCGHLCSCCRPRNCQEVDAIDYYSDQEKSLLEEVERQKELVPQHPLGMAFVSLQSEAMATYILKDFNALDCGGRGRAVGSGCGREPQPSSNSAALKVRHWRVDYAPHPKNVYWENLSVQGFRWWFRCLLLNFLVFLLLTFLTTPSIVISTIDKFNVTKPIYYLNSAVVSQFFPTLLLWTFSALLPTVVYYSTLGECHWSRSSEQLSMMHKLYIFLLFMVLILPSLGLTSLAVFFRWLFDKKFLEDGKLRFECVFLPDQGAFFVNYVIAAALVGSGMGLLRLPGLLLYTIRMALARSAAERKYVKQNQAYEFEYGVMYGWTLCVFTVIMAYSITCPVIVPFGLLYLMLKHLVDKHNLYFAYLPARMDRQVHLGAVNQALAAPIICLIWLYFFSVLRTGFKAYTSIFTLVVLCLTIGICISYTCFGHFKYLSPHNYKVKEDEDLGNGSADSSLVYLPRVLRTDFIACDDRVGCKTPQSYGTTDSSPANLSPVDDELLNP, translated from the exons ATGGCGTCCCTGTGGCATATACAGCCCCGGCAGGTGAACAATGGTAGTGCGACCTACGATAACAGCAGTTGTTTCAGTGCCACAGAAAGCACTGTCCTCAAGGGAGTGAGCTTCGGGGGGGTGCATGTCGTACTGCTGCTGGACTTCATCGTCTTTTTG GTGTTGCTGGGCCTCTTCTCCATCATCAGGAGGAGGTTGTGGGACTACGGGCGCCTGGCACTGATGTCCGACAGTGAAGG ATTCAGTGAGACGTCGAACCACCCCTACGGGAGGATGTCATCCTGTGTATCTAACACAGAGGAGCCCGAGCACGAAATG GGTTTCTGCTCCTGGCTGCCCTTCATCATCAGAATGGA CGAGGAGATGGTGAAGGCGCGGTGCGGTATTGACGCGGTCCACTACCTGTCCTTCCAGCGTCACCTGATCGTCCTGCTGGTACTGATCACCGTCGCCTCTGTGGCTGTCATCCTGCCTGTCAACCTGTCTGGTAACCTGCTGG GAAATGACCCATACAACTTCGGAAGGACAACTGTGGGTAACCTTCAGAagga tgatgaccttctgtggctacACACAGTGTTTGCAGTCATCTACCTCATTCTCACAGTGTTACTGTTGAGACGACACACCTCCCAGATGAAGGGCATGGGCAGAGGGCtg TCCAGAAACACCCTGTTTGTGTGTTCCATCCCCAAAGACGCCAGTGAAGAGGGCGTCAGGACCCACTTTAC TGAGGCCTATCCTACCTGCCATGTGAGCGACGTTCACCTGACCTACGATGTGGCCGCGCTGATACACTTGGACAAGGAGAG gaAGCGAGCGGAGAAAAACCTGCGCTTCTACTTGCGGGTCGAGGAGCGTGacgggaggagagaggtgatcAACCCCCGCCTGTGTGGTCACCTCTGCAGCTGCTGCCGCCCCCGCAACTGTCAGGAG GTAGATGCCATAGATTACTACAGTGACCAGGAGAAAAGCCtgttggaggaggtggagaggcagaaagagtTGGTTCCTCAGCACCCTCTAGGGATGGCATTCGTTAGCCTGCAGTCAGAGGCAATGGCCACATA CATTCTGAAGGACTTCAACGCCCTGGACTGCGGAGGCAGGGGCAGAGCCGTGGGCAGTGGGTGTGGCCGGGAGCCCCAGCCTTCGTCCAATAGCGCGGCTCTGAAAGTGAGACACTGGAGGGTTGACTATGCCCCTCATCCCAAAAACGTTTACTG GGAGAACTTGTCAGTGCAGGGCTTCCGCTGGTGGTTCCGATGCCTGCTGCTCAACTTCTTAGTCTTCCttctcctcaccttcctcaccaCCCCGTCCATCGTCATCAGCACCATAGACAAGTTCAACGTCACCAAGCCCATCTATTACCTCAAC AGCGCCGTGGTCAGCCAGTTCTTTCCCACACTACTGCTTTGGACCTTCTCTGCCCTACTGCCCACCGTAGTGTATTACTCAACTCTGGGAGAGTGTCACTGgagcag GTCAAGTGAGCAGTTGAGTATGATGCACAAGCTTTACATCTTCCTCCTGTTCATGGTTCTGATCTTACCCTCTCTTGGACTTACCAG TCTGGCTGTATTTTTCCGCTGGCTGTTCGACAAAAAGTTTCTGGAAGATGGAAAGCTGAGGTTTGA GTGTGTGTTCCTGCCTGACCAGGGGGCATTTTTTGTGAACTATGTTATCGCAGCGGCCCTGGTGGGCTCTGGGATGGGGCTTTTGCGGTTGCCAGGGTTACTGCTATACACCATCCGCATGGCATTGGCTCGTTCCGCGGCAGAGAGGAAGTATGTCAAACAG AACCAGGCCTATGAGTTTGAGTATGGAGTCATGTACGGTTggacactgtgtgtgttcactgtcATAATGGCCTACAGCATCACCTGCCCTGTGATCGTGCCTTTCG GTCTGCTGTACCTGATGCTGAAGCACCTAGTGGACAAACACAACCTGTACTTTGCATACCTGCCCGCCCGCATGGACAGACAGGTGCACCTGGGAGCTGTCAATCAAGCCCTGGCCGCGCCCATCATCTGCCTGATTTGGCTCTATTTCTTCTCCGTCCTCCGGACAG GGTTCAAGGCATACACGTCTATCTTCACCTTGGTGGTCCTGTGTCTGACTATTGGCATCTGCATCAGCTACACCTGCTTTGGACACTTCAAGTACCTCAGCCCTCATAACTACAAG GTGAAGGAGGATGAGGATTTGGGGAATGGATCGGCAGACAGCAGCCTG GTCTACCTTCCCAGGGTGCTTAGGACCGATTTCATAGCCTGTGACGACCGAGTTGGGTGTAAAACCCCCCAGTCGTATGGGACCACAGACAGCAGCCCAGCCAATCTGAGCCCTGTAGACGATGAATTGTTGAACCCCTGA